A genomic stretch from Streptomyces sp. QL37 includes:
- a CDS encoding exonuclease domain-containing protein, which translates to MFAETRRIGWDTETTAPDPTEARIVTAALVARGGASADRVQTWLINPGVPIPPETTEVHGITDAMVQAAGQAPAEALEEIATTMHKAIAYGMPLIAFNTAYDWTVLNFELSRNGLPMMGDRLGTTLPTLVDPHVIDKQVDRYVKGTGMRKLKPTAERYGVELTDWHTAEADALAALLIAEAQFAKYPRLNDLGPKQLFAAQKTWRAEQQAGLQEWFRTKATAEQGGAPDKVIDGSWPLILPAQRGEQ; encoded by the coding sequence ATGTTCGCCGAGACCCGCCGTATTGGCTGGGACACCGAGACCACCGCCCCCGACCCGACCGAGGCCCGCATCGTCACCGCGGCCCTCGTCGCCCGCGGCGGCGCGTCCGCCGACCGCGTCCAGACGTGGCTCATCAACCCGGGTGTGCCGATCCCGCCGGAGACCACCGAGGTCCACGGCATCACCGACGCCATGGTCCAGGCCGCCGGCCAGGCCCCCGCCGAGGCGCTCGAAGAGATCGCGACGACCATGCACAAGGCCATCGCGTACGGCATGCCGCTCATCGCGTTCAACACCGCCTACGACTGGACGGTCCTGAACTTCGAGCTGTCCCGCAACGGGCTGCCGATGATGGGCGACCGCCTCGGCACGACCCTCCCGACCCTGGTGGACCCGCACGTCATCGACAAGCAGGTCGACCGGTACGTCAAGGGCACCGGCATGCGGAAGTTGAAGCCGACCGCCGAGCGGTACGGCGTCGAGCTCACCGACTGGCACACCGCCGAGGCCGACGCCCTCGCCGCCCTGCTGATCGCCGAGGCGCAGTTCGCGAAGTACCCGCGGCTCAACGACCTGGGGCCGAAGCAGCTGTTCGCCGCGCAGAAGACGTGGCGGGCCGAGCAGCAGGCCGGACTCCAGGAGTGGTTCCGGACGAAGGCCACGGCCGAGCAGGGCGGCGCCCCGGACAAAGTCATCGACGGCTCGTGGCCGCTGATCCTCCCCGCGCAGAGGGGTGAGCAGTGA
- a CDS encoding ERF family protein codes for MGLRENAAAAAGRTLTDEEHDYSAEAETESTPQPDPMADYEPGDDDPDMVPVHIAWLRVRKEVRAISKSEQYNGGGTRFNFRGVDTVVNTFGPVTLKHGINIFPVGVEAEHRDTTTSKGNKMRECTVTVSWMVMGPKGDTLPALLKSRGEALDSADKGTAKAQSVALRVLLLTGGLTPTHDKDPDTSYVERGNDGPARSAESYRDEILDKKTSQGRLQQIGYELGNLRMLNAKVQNETGEMETLDGLGRRIYSERAGGTQ; via the coding sequence ATGGGGCTTCGCGAGAACGCCGCTGCGGCGGCCGGCCGCACCCTGACCGACGAGGAGCACGACTACTCGGCCGAGGCCGAGACCGAGTCGACACCGCAGCCCGACCCGATGGCCGACTACGAGCCGGGCGACGACGACCCGGACATGGTGCCCGTCCACATTGCATGGCTCCGAGTCCGTAAGGAAGTCCGAGCCATCTCCAAGTCGGAGCAGTACAACGGCGGTGGCACCCGCTTCAACTTCCGCGGCGTTGACACCGTCGTCAACACCTTCGGGCCGGTGACCCTGAAACACGGCATCAACATCTTCCCCGTCGGCGTGGAAGCGGAGCACCGCGACACCACCACGTCCAAGGGCAACAAGATGCGCGAGTGCACCGTGACTGTCTCCTGGATGGTCATGGGCCCCAAGGGCGACACCCTGCCCGCCCTGCTGAAGAGCCGCGGCGAGGCCCTCGACTCCGCCGACAAGGGCACCGCGAAGGCACAGTCCGTCGCGCTTCGGGTCCTGCTCCTGACTGGCGGCCTGACGCCGACGCACGACAAGGACCCGGATACCTCGTACGTCGAGCGTGGCAACGACGGCCCGGCCCGGTCTGCCGAGTCGTACCGCGACGAGATCCTCGACAAGAAGACGTCACAGGGCCGGTTGCAGCAGATCGGCTACGAGCTCGGCAACCTGCGGATGCTCAACGCCAAGGTCCAGAACGAGACCGGCGAGATGGAAACCCTCGACGGGCTCGGCCGGCGCATCTACTCCGAGCGCGCGGGCGGTACCCAGTGA
- a CDS encoding YqaJ viral recombinase family protein, which translates to MTNTALAGASAPAAGRKVTPTGRLILPATADRADWLTARRSGIGSSDVPAILGLVDYTPPLKVYLDKTGHDIDDAGEAAYWGTVNEEPVARRWAMLNRSVIRRIGLVAHVNHPHWMTTLDRRVTECPLSEDEQAPCALEVKTRSAFKSAQWHAGAPDDVLAQMLWQIAVNGYEHMHYAVLIGGNEYHQGTVRRDAYLDVMGDITTAMDKFWTDHVQAEVPPELTGDGEALTRLFRRLHPTRSGSVDIDRHDDALDALLDYRVHQRAESAAKKAKNAAKARMIAALDSAQSALIGGERAYSLEPSNAAPRVDLEQLSERWPDAYAACVAPNPTERIDIAKQYKGDF; encoded by the coding sequence GTGACGAACACCGCGCTGGCCGGGGCTTCGGCCCCGGCCGCCGGCCGCAAGGTCACACCGACCGGCCGCCTCATCCTCCCCGCCACCGCCGACCGCGCCGACTGGCTCACCGCCCGCCGCTCCGGCATCGGCTCCTCCGACGTCCCCGCCATCCTCGGCCTCGTCGACTACACCCCGCCGCTCAAGGTCTACCTCGACAAGACCGGCCACGACATCGACGACGCAGGCGAAGCCGCCTACTGGGGCACCGTCAACGAGGAGCCCGTCGCCCGCCGCTGGGCCATGCTCAACCGCTCCGTCATCCGCCGTATCGGGCTCGTCGCCCACGTCAACCACCCGCACTGGATGACCACCCTCGACCGCCGCGTCACCGAGTGCCCGCTCTCCGAGGACGAGCAGGCGCCCTGTGCCCTGGAGGTCAAGACCCGCTCCGCCTTCAAGTCCGCGCAGTGGCACGCCGGAGCACCCGACGACGTCCTCGCCCAGATGCTGTGGCAGATCGCCGTCAACGGCTACGAGCACATGCACTACGCCGTACTCATCGGCGGCAACGAGTACCACCAGGGCACCGTCCGCCGCGACGCCTACCTCGACGTGATGGGCGACATCACCACCGCCATGGACAAGTTCTGGACCGACCATGTCCAGGCCGAGGTACCGCCCGAGCTCACCGGCGACGGCGAGGCGCTCACCCGCCTGTTCCGCCGCCTCCACCCCACCCGCTCCGGGTCGGTCGACATCGACCGCCACGACGACGCCCTCGACGCGCTCCTCGACTACCGCGTCCACCAGCGCGCCGAGTCCGCCGCGAAGAAGGCGAAGAACGCAGCGAAGGCCCGCATGATCGCCGCTCTCGACTCGGCTCAGTCCGCCCTGATCGGCGGTGAACGGGCCTACTCGCTGGAGCCCAGCAACGCCGCCCCGCGCGTCGACCTGGAGCAGCTCTCCGAGCGCTGGCCTGACGCGTACGCCGCGTGTGTCGCACCGAATCCGACCGAACGCATCGACATCGCCAAGCAGTACAAGGGGGACTTCTGA